One Papaver somniferum cultivar HN1 chromosome 10, ASM357369v1, whole genome shotgun sequence genomic window carries:
- the LOC113316643 gene encoding O-acyltransferase WSD1-like: MDGEASEASIFSRSVAVLGMNLDLSVPESCMADLARYNKSSQRCQPGAATMDNVVEGLGLTKRSLKAITTTKKKDGDGDNSTKIGSVDLEEPLSPSARLLHEPHFNLYIIAIIGCKTKINPTVVKDGLVHTLLKHPRFCSLQVEVGEKGGKMKWVPTEVNLENHVIVPKIYPEMDLQSPDKSVEDYISDLSKTEIDMSKPLWELHLLNIKTADAEAVGIFKIHHSLGDGTSLVSLLLACTRQTADPNALPTIPVTKTTSVRSSGNNTGISWIFMAIWGFLLLAWNTLVDIFMFFATTMFIKDTETPLKGAPGVEFAPKRFVHRSVSLDDIKLVKNAMNTTINDVVLGVTTAGLSRYLNRRYGEDTENDVGATENRNNLPKNIRLRSTLLVNIRPSSGIQALSDMMEEKAEAKWGNWIGYVLFPFTIALRDDPLDYVRQAKLVIDRKKNSYEALYTFVIAEIVLKLFGIKASAALTHRILTHTTMSFSNVVGPLEEIGFYGHQMSYIAPSVFGHPHAFTINYQSYVNKMTIVLAVDKKAVPDPHKLCDDLEESLKLIKDAVVAKYKDGK, translated from the exons ATGGATGGAGAAGCCTCGGAAGCTTCAATTTTCAGTCGGTCGGTGGCTGTACTTGGTATGAACCTG GATTTGTCAGTTCCTGAATCCTGCATGGCTGATCTTGCTAGGTATAACAAGAGCAGTCAAAGATGCCAGCCAGGTGCTG CAACCATGGATAATGTTGTTGAAGGGTTAGGCTTGACGAAGAGATCTTTGAAAGCAATTACTACTACAAAGAAGAAGGATGGGGATGGGGATAATAGCACTAAGATAGGTAGTGTTGATTTAGAAGAACCTTTAAGTCCATCAGCCCGGTTACTTCATGAACCACATTTCAATCTCTATATAATTGCGATTATAGGTTGTAAAACAAAAATTAATCCTACCGTTGTCAAAGATGGGTTGGTTCATACATTACTTAAACACCCTCGCTTCTGCAGTTTACAG GTGGAAGTCGGAGAAAAAGGAGGGAAAATGAAATGGGTACCAACAGAGGTTAATTTAGAAAATCATGTTATAGTACCAAAAATTTACCCTGAAATGGATTTACAATCACCTGATAAATCTGTTGAAGATTACATATCAGATCTTAGCAAAACCGAGATTGATATGTCAAAACCACTGTGGGAGCTTCATCTCCTCAATATCAAAACTGCTGATGCCGAAGCAGTCGGGATATTTAAAATCCACCATTCTCTAGGCGATGGGACTTCACTTGTGTCTCTTCTACTGGCTTGTACTAGGCAAACCGCTGATCCAAATGCGTTACCGACGATTCCGGTGACAAAAACGACTTCAGTCAGGTCATCAGGAAATAATACAGGGATTAGTTGGATATTCATGGCTATTTGGGGTTTTCTTCTACTGGCTTGGAATACTCTAGTggatatttttatgttttttgcaACTACGATGTTTATAAAGGATACAGAGACACCTCTCAAAGGCGCTCCGGGGGTTGAGTTTGCACCGAAAAGGTTTGTTCACCGGAGTGTTAGCCTTGATGATATCAAATTGGTGAAGAATGCAATGAATACG ACAATCAATGATGTTGTTTTGGGGGTTACAACTGCTGGTCTTTCACGTTATCTGAACAGGAGATACG GGGAGGATACTGAAAATGATGTTGGAGCAACCGAGAACAGAAATAATCTTCCAAAAAATATACGTCTCAGATCTACTCTACTGGTGAACATTAGACCTTCAAGTGGAATTCAG GCATTATCGGACATGATGGAAGAGAAGGCAGAAGCCAAATGGGGCAACTGGATTGGCTACGTTTTATTCCCTTTCACCATTGCCTTAAGAGATGATCCATTAGATTATGTTCGCCAAGCGAAACTTGTGATTGATCGAAAAAAGAATTCGTATGAAGCTCTTTACACGTTTGTTATCGCTGAAATAGTACTGAAGTTATTTGGCATTAAG GCGTCAGCTGCTCTAACGCACAGAATTCTCACTCACACAACGATGTCGTTCTCGAATGTGGTTGGACCTTTAGAAGAAATTGGTTTTTATGGACACCAGATGTCTTACATAGCTCCTTCTGTTTTTGGGCATCCACAT GCTTTTACGATCAATTACCAAAGTTATGTGAACAAGATGACCATAGTTCTTGCAGTTGATAAAAAGGCAGTTCCTGATCCTCACAAACTTtgcgatgatttagaagaatctCTAAAACTCATCAAGGATGCTGTTGTAGCCAAATATAAAGACGggaaatga